The Jaculus jaculus isolate mJacJac1 chromosome 14, mJacJac1.mat.Y.cur, whole genome shotgun sequence nucleotide sequence TTTTGTACTCTGAAACTTCATGTGCTGCTTTAGTCTTGTATTTCATCCAGGAGTACTTATACCACATTCGGAGCTCTTTTATTTTCTGACCAATGTATTCtcatcccctctcttcctctttatatcacttttctgctctttttcttcctccactTTGTTCAttaccttcctccttcctttttttcttttgaagtaggttcttgctctagtccagactgacctggaattcatgaccagggttcaattccccagtacccacataaagtcagatgcacaaggtggtgcatacatctggaagtCCTGGtttgcccttcctccctccctctttctttctctctcatctatctctctgcttggaagtacataagtaagtaaatattttcttaaatgtattttagaaGACACTGTTTTCTTCTTCACTATTTTTGAGTACCCAATATCAAGTAGCTCACTGCACATGagcattccacagcactgggTCACAGAATTCACTGTTTTTGCATCAAATCCCCATGTTCTTCACAGTAGCGCTCTACCATAGAATGCATCTCTCCTTTTTGCGTGGATTCGGGATCCCAGCCAGCTGATTTGGAACTGTGTCTCTGGGAGTGTGCTCTCCGATTTTTCTTTTGTGCATCATTGAAAGACAGGCTTGAACATGTGAGAAGTTGTCTGTGCTTGCATTTCGTTTCAATTTAAATCTTTTCCCCATTGTTCTTACTCCATTCGGGTGGCTGTGAATAGCTCCAATGATCATGACTCGGGATATGTCTTCCTTCCAAGCAGTCACACTTTGTATTAGTCATATAAGAGCAACAGAAatgcaaggacagagaaagagaatgggtgtaccatgacctcttgccactggggggaaaaaaactcaaggcgtatgcaccattttgtgcatctggctttatgtgggtactggagaatcaaaatcaggctgttaggctttgcaaacaaacacctttaaccactgacccatcgctccagccccaagaaaagtatttctttataaaaaagaagtaactgagctggagagatagctcagcagttaaggcacctgactgcaaagcctaaagatctgagtttgattccccagtacccaagtaaagccagatgcacaaggtaacacatgtatctgtagtttgcttgcagtggctagaggtcctagtatacctattttctctatatatatctgcttctttctctctcacactttctcaaataaattcaatttttaaaaaagatcttaataaaaaaagagaagtaaCTGACTTGCCAATTTCACTTTGCCAAAATTGTTATCTAACACACAATAAAAACATGGTAAATATTTTAaccttttcttcttaaatataCTATTTCTATACACTAATTTTAGAGCTGATTTAAGATCCATAGACACAATGAACAAAAAGAAGTTCTTATCTCCTGTCCCCCACACCCCACTCCCACTAAAACACCCCTtacattggcttggagctcaccaagttcCACGAaacctcctctctcttctttggtggtgggattatagatgtatgcTACCACATTCAGCATTTTGGgaactgaggatcaaactcaggtcctcatgcttgaaagacaaaacattccccattgagccatctccccagatcaaAAAGGTAAAAAGCTATCTTAAAAAGCAAAGGTAATACTCAAAATTTGTCACTtctagggctgtggagatgacatagcagttaaggcacttgtctgcaaagattAAGGACTGaattttgactctccaggtcccaggtaagccagacacacaatgtgaagcaagcacacaaggtcacacctgtgcacaagatgtctggagctcaattacaatggctagagaccctggcatgctaatatcctttctctctctctcttacaaaagaAATTGTCATGTCTAGCtgaccatggtggcacatacctttaatcccagcacttggtaggtagaggtaggaggatccccatgaattcaaggtcagcctggaactacataataAGCTTagggtcatcctaggctagagtgagaccctgcctagaagaaaaagcaaaggaaTTGTCACTTCTTAGTCATCTCACTTTTACTCTGGCACATGTATCTCCTTTAGGTTATTTGTAACTACTGTACCAACATGTTAAGAATATAATTACCATTGCTACTATTTATGTTTCCAACTCATTGTTGAATGAGATCATTCTGGCAGCCTGGTGGTCATGGTGGGTATTTTATTAGTATAACTAACAAATACTAAAAGCAGTACTTATGAAATAGCTAGACTCGAGGTAGAGAATGAGTTAAAAGCACAGATATTGTTTGAAGAATAAAGTATCTGTAATTGTTACCCTCTAAATAGAACcaaaaacctaaaatattttctagtacTCAAACCATTTTTTTCCACTTACCAAAGAAGTTCATCAAGTTCCTAAATAACTTTTAATACATGCCTTTGTTGTACATGTCTATTTATCAGTGGAAAGAACAATATCACTAATATCCAGTTGAAACTGGCAAAAGATactaataaatgtttttaaaaggtacACAAGTAGCAAATAAACCAAAGAAAGTTCAACACCatgaaacatcaaaaaataattaaaattattttattatacacCTATTTAAATGGTTCAAATCAGAGAAGATTGACcacggctggaaagatggcttagaggttaaggcgcctgcctgaaaagcctaaggacttatgttcaactcctcagatcccacataagccaggcacacaaggtgatgcatgcacaaggtcatgcatgtgcacaaggcagcAGGCACagggagttcaactgtagtggctacagaccctggtacaGGTGTGCATTCTCTCcagtatctctctccctctccctctccctttctttctctttctctctcctctctctctcataaaaaagaccaAACCAAGTACTGACAAACATGTGGAGGACCTGGTATAGCCACCCATCCTGCGGTAAGTCGCCTCCCGCCCACGCTCATGCCAGCAACggtaatttaactcagtgggccCAGCacaaaaaataaaggcatgaagTAGGGTAGCGATGCCTTGGTAAGGTTTTCATGGGAGCTAGATGGGGATAAGAGAGCAATTGGGGAAGGAATAAGATCAGAATACATTATGCACGTTTATGAAAGtgccaaaaaattttaaaaattaaaataataagtcaAAACAAAAGtgggggtctggaaagatggcttagcagttaaagtgcttgaatacagagcctaatgacccaagttccattccctagacccatgtacagccaggtgcacaaagtggtgcatacatctgtagtcTGCCTGCAGTggcttggtgtacccattctgtctctcttctctctctctctacttgcaaatataaaataaaataaaataaagagtgtgGGAATGCTCACcatgttggtggaaatgcaagcAGACGTAACCAGTGTGGTTGGGTTTGAGagacatttttttaagtgaaacatCCATGTACACTGAATTAGTGGTACAGGAGAAataaacacatgtgcatgctAAGAACTGTATTCCTCTATTCATAGTTGCTTTATGTGTAACAGCTCAAAACAGGATTCAACTCAAGTGCCCACGAAGGTATGAAGGACAAAGAAAGATGAATAGATAGTGGCACAGTCACAGACCCAAATAATATTCAGCAATAAAAATGAAGCTATTCAAAAAGGAGTGGTGATGAATTCTCAAAATGAATTATACTAGGAGAAATatccaagaaagagaaaatattgtatattttcatttaaaaactatACTCTTGTGAGTTAAATTATTGGACACTTGCAAACCTAAGGAACATGGGAAGATTGTAACAGGGCATGAAGTAAATTATGGGCATATTTATCATCATTTAAATGATTTCATGAGTTTATGACACAATACTTCAAATTGAAATCCATAATACAGATTACTGCATGTCATGAATACATTAACAAGCTTTAAAAAAGGTAAAATCTGAGCCCCTGCTTTCTGGGAACAAGCTGTGGTAGCCCTACGTTGAATTGCTGTGTCCTCATGCGTGGAGAAAGACAGAGCTTTACCAGTGCAGGAGAGGATGGAAAGCACTGACTGATACCACGATGCCAGGATACCAGACTACGGAACACCAGCCAGGTCACAATAGCTACGTTCTGACTATAGGGTCTCCACAACCTCTGTCCTCATCtcctatttctttattattattattattaatttacttttttattgacaacttttgtaattatagacaataactcatggtaactccctccccccactttcccctttgaaactccactctccatccccttccccctctcagtcagtctctcttttattttcatcataTCCTATTTCTACAGCAAGAGATTTgaggtaaaaaatatatatatagatcacAAGACTACAAAACCTAtcgatgtttttttgtttttttcctgacaaTGACCTCAGTGACTAGACATGCACAGGTCTCTAGATCCTGTGAATGCTGACAGCCACAATGAAAGACTCACAGATCCCGTTCATAAGAGACACAGTCCTCTAATTTGCTGCTGCCTCACCATGGCCAATTTTGGTATACCACTGAGGGTTCACATCTGTCTGGTCGTGAATGACAGACATCGGGACACAGCTGTTTGTAGATGAGTGGCTTCACCTCTACATCCTGGGCAATGTGACGTCCTCTGAGGAAGAAGGAGCAAAGGCATCCCATTCTCACGAAGACAGGAACTTGTGGTAACAGACCACTTCTCCTCATGATATGTCACAGGAAGGACAGGCATCCAAGTTGCAAATTAGGGTAACAAAAATCCCTGCAGTTTCCTAGTTTTGGGCAGCAatacaaatctgaccaaaaccaGAGTGAGAGTTATTTTCTGCGCCCCACTGCACATGTTGAGgcacacaaacttcagacaccCACAAAAGCCATCTACCCTTTCATCCCAAGCAGACGAAGTCTACAGTCTAGTCTTCCCACATAGTAAACTCCAAGGTTGAAGGTATCTTTAGGAATAAGGCATCCATTAGCATATAAAGCAGAGCACTGTGAAGAAGGCAGTTACCCACTTGTGATGGGAAGTTGGAAACACTCACCCAGCTGTCATGTGACACTGATTAAAAACTTGTCCATGAAGGAGGTAAGAAATCTGTAGAAGCTATCAGAAGACTACAGATCAGATCTTCTTGGTAAAAACCGAGTCAAGTGTATGCTCCAACCAATGAACAAAGAGAACAAGTTCTCCACAAACCCTGTTCAAGACTCCCTCCAGGCAGTAGGCAGACATTGTTTTTTTAGCATGATGAGGTGACCAGAATACATTGAGCATGGCGGTAGAGGATGGTGGACTTCTACCAGAGAAACTGAAAAGCATATAAATGGCAGGTGCCCTGAgaggctcagtagataaagagcAAGCTCTGTAAGCCTCATTCATGTGAAAGCTCATGGGGAAAGTCACACTACTGAATGCTGGAAGTCATGCAACTTCAACTTCAGAGGTGACTCCTTCACAAAGGTTCGCTAGCAACATAATACTGAAGAAAGAAGGCATGCCCTATGGATCTACAGCTGCTCTCCAATATGAACTTTCAGGAGTGAAATGGGAGGCCTTAGTCTGAAAGCTTCTCCACATTGGCAATTTCACAGGGCTTCTACGTGTTGTGACATTTTTGGTGATGAATAAGGCTAGAGCATTGACTAAAGGAAAGCCCACACTGGTCACATTCATAaggcttttctccagtgtgaacTACCTGATGTTGAACAAGGCCAGACTTCTGGCTGAAAGACTTTCCACACTTGCTACACTCATAGGGCCTTGCTCCTGTATGAATTCTGCGGTGCTGAATAAGGATGGAGCTTTGACTAAAGGATTTCCCACATTCACCACACTTATAAGGCTTTTCTCCGGTGTGAACTCTCTGGTGCTTAATAAGGGTAGCTTTTTGGCTGAAGGATTTTCCACACTGGTCACATTCATAAGGCTTTGCTCCAGTGTGAATTCTCCGGTGTTGGTTAAGAATGGCACTTTGGCTAAAGGAATTTCCACATTCACTACACTTATAAGGCCTTTCTCCAGTATGAACTCTCTGGTGTTTAACAAGAGTAGCCTTTTGGCTAAAGGATTTCCCACACTGGTTACACTCATAAGGTCTTGCGCCCGTATGAGTTTTCTGGTGGTCAATAAGACTAGAGTTCTGTCTAAACAGTTTTCCACATTCACTGCACTCATAAGGCCTTTCTCCAGTGTGGATTCTCCGATGATCGTTCAGGTGGGAGGTTTGGCTAAAGAACTTTCCACACTCACTGCACTCCCAAGGCCTTTCTCCAGTGTGGACTCTCTGGTGCTGATCGAGTGAGTACTTGCCACGGAAGGTTTTCCCACATTTGTTACACTCATAAAGCTTTTTTCCAGAGGAGGCTTTTGGCTGGTGAGCAAGAGGGTGTTTGTCACTTGTAGATCTTTTACATTCTCCTGACTTGTGACTTTTAGGACCAGGCTTGTCTCCCTTCCCCTCAGTGATTTTATTCTGACTTTTAGGATTAGGAATATTTCCCCTCCCCTCAGTGATTTTATTCTGACTTTTAGGATTAGGAATATTTCCCCTCCCCTCAGCGATTTTATTCTGACTTTTAGGATTAGGGATATTTCCCCTCCCCTCAGTGATTTTATTCTGACTTTTAGGATTAGGAATATTTCCCCTCCCCTCAGTGATTTTATTGGACTTTTTAC carries:
- the LOC123454559 gene encoding zinc finger protein interacting with ribonucleoprotein K-like, yielding MRKEPTCIILILVSMTAEVHTELMPDCVTFEDVAICFSREEWKLLDETQRLLYLSVMLHNFVLTNSLGCGHGLKDEETPGQRVSMGATQVRPSEATPFAPETHLCAVCVPILHDIFHLAEIPEQKHRIGACAKVHQHQKHTRRENPLKRDNDKASHWTRRLFHTSAKSFPSWEVEKDLPIISSLLKNLALPNSKKSNKITEGRGNIPNPKSQNKITEGRGNIPNPKSQNKIAEGRGNIPNPKSQNKITEGRGNIPNPKSQNKITEGKGDKPGPKSHKSGECKRSTSDKHPLAHQPKASSGKKLYECNKCGKTFRGKYSLDQHQRVHTGERPWECSECGKFFSQTSHLNDHRRIHTGERPYECSECGKLFRQNSSLIDHQKTHTGARPYECNQCGKSFSQKATLVKHQRVHTGERPYKCSECGNSFSQSAILNQHRRIHTGAKPYECDQCGKSFSQKATLIKHQRVHTGEKPYKCGECGKSFSQSSILIQHRRIHTGARPYECSKCGKSFSQKSGLVQHQVVHTGEKPYECDQCGLSFSQCSSLIHHQKCHNT